A stretch of the Aphis gossypii isolate Hap1 chromosome 2, ASM2018417v2, whole genome shotgun sequence genome encodes the following:
- the LOC114131348 gene encoding sodium/potassium-transporting ATPase subunit alpha-like produces the protein MGSKEAESGGQKTAKMSDLKKEIDLDDHRIPLPELYTRYETDPERGLTTSQAKRLLLRDGPNSLTPPKRTPAWIILLKHLFEGFSILLWAGAALCFLAYGIQYSTSEEPQEDNLWLGTVLVLVCVITGVFAYSQEAKSSRIMDSFKNMVPQYANVVRDGERKNILSSELVRGDIVEVKFGDRVPADVRIIEAHNFKVDNSSLTGETEPQPRDSAVSKVQVLEANNLAFFSTNAVEGTAKALVILCGDNTVMGRIAGLTTRLEQRDTPIANEIHHFMHLISAWAIFLGISFFIMAFLLGYHWLDAFIFLIGIIVANVPEGLLATVTVCLSLTAKRMASKNCVVKHLEAVETLGSTSTICSDKTGTLTQNRMTVTHLSYNKEIIEVDYFKDPTGVTEEARNTKAYQSLVRGGCLCSRAEFICGQDNTPVLKREVMGDASEAAIIKFSELAVGDVMAFRDQHKKVAEIPFNSSDKFQVSIHALPSKGQLLVMKGAPERILARCTRMRYGDGVVELDENIRQEMDEIIEQLGSYGERVLGFCDLFLSPEQFPIGFNFTTDPPNFPLTDLRFLGLMSMIDPPRPGVPDAVAKCRSAGIRVIMVTGDHPVTAKAIAKAVGIITEGSETLEDIAKRRRVPVSSLDPRESTTIVIQGSLLRDMSTEELEHVLRTNREIVFARTSPTQKLNIVEGCQNLGAIVAVTGDGVNDSPALKKADIGIAMGITGSDVSKQTADMILLDDNFASIVTGVEEGRLIFDNLKKSIAYTLASNVPEITPFLLFILSGIPLPLGVVAVLCIDLGTDMWPAISLAYERAESDIMLRHPRNPSTDKLVNGKLIFVAYGQIGVIEAVAGFFSYFVIMAQCGWLPRRLIGIRNEWDSKSVNDLEDSYGQEWTFTHRKELEYTCHTAFFIAIVVVQWADLIICKTRYNSICHQGMDNWVLNFGMVFETLAACFVSYCPGMTEVLKTYPVKAEWWLPGLPFAVVIFVYDECRRFWLRTHPGGWVEDTLTIKIF, from the coding sequence ATGGGTTCTAAAGAGGCGGAAAGCGGTGGCCAAAAAACCGCCAAAATGAGCGATCTCAAAAAAGAAATCGACTTGGATGATCACCGGATACCGTTGCCGGAGCTATACACTCGTTATGAGACGGATCCAGAGAGAGGTTTAACGACTTCCCAAGCTAAAAGATTATTGCTTAGGGACGGTCCTAATTCTTTAACCCCACCTAAGAGGACTCCTGCGTGGATTATCCTGTTGAAACACCTGTTTGAAGGTTTTTCAATCCTATTATGGGCAGGTGCGGCCCTGTGCTTCCTAGCATATGGTATTCAATACTCCACATCTGAAGAACCTCAGGAAGACAACCTATGGCTGGGTACAGTATTAGTACTTGTTTGTGTCATAACAGGTGTTTTTGCTTACAGCCAAGAAGCGAAAAGTTCGAGAATTATGGATTCTTTCAAAAACATGGTACCCCAATACGCCAATGTTGTGCGGGACGGTGAACGGAAAAACATACTGAGCTCAGAACTGGTAAGAGGTGACATTGTGGAAGTTAAGTTCGGTGATCGCGTTCCCGCCGACGTTCGTATTATCGAAGCCCATAATTTTAAGGTGGATAACTCATCTTTGACTGGAGAAACTGAACCACAACCTAGAGATTCAGCCGTATCTAAAGTACAAGTATTGGAAGCAAACAATTTGGCATTCTTTTCCACTAATGCGGTCGAAGGAACTGCAAAAGCTCTTGTGATACTCTGTGGTGATAACACTGTAATGGGACGTATTGCTGGACTGACTACAAGGCTGGAGCAAAGAGACACACCAATCGCTAATGAAATTCATCATTTCATGCATTTGATTTCTGCTTGGGCAATTTTCCTAggaatttcatttttcataatgGCATTCTTGCTTGGTTACCACTGGTTGgatgcttttatatttttgatcggAATAATTGTCGCTAACGTACCAGAAGGTCTTCTCGCTACTGTAACCGTATGTTTGTCTTTGACAGCAAAACGGATGGCTTCGAAAAACTGTGTTGTAAAACATCTTGAAGCAGTCGAAACTCTTGGATCTACATCTACTATCTGTTCTGATAAAACAGGAACTCTGACGCAAAACCGCATGACTGTAAcacatttaagttataataaagaaatcatTGAAGTGGATTACTTTAAAGACCCGACAGGTGTAACAGAAGAGGCTAGAAACACCAAAGCTTATCAGTCGCTCGTTAGAGGTGGATGTCTTTGCAGCAGAGCTGAATTTATATGTGGACAAGATAATACGCCCGTTTTAAAGCGAGAAGTCATGGGTGATGCGTCAGAAGCcgctataattaaattttctgagCTTGCAGTTGGAGATGTCATGGCTTTCCGTGATCAACATAAAAAGGTGGCGGAAATTCCGTTCAATTCCTCCGATAAATTCCAAGTTTCAATTCACGCATTGCCGTCAAAAGGACAATTGTTAGTTATGAAAGGAGCACCAGAAAGAATTTTAGCTCGTTGTACTAGAATGCGATATGGTGATGGTGTTGTTGAGTTGGACGAAAACATCAGACAAGAAATGGACGAAATAATTGAACAACTAGGAAGTTACGGAGAACGTGTTCTTGGATTTTGTGATCTTTTCTTAAGCCCAGAACAGTTTCCAATTGGCTTCAACTTTACCACAGATCCTCCTAATTTCCCATTGACTGATTTGAGATTTTTAGGTCTGATGTCTATGATTGATCCTCCAAGACCGGGTGTTCCAGATGCCGTCGCAAAATGCCGATCAGCTGGTATTCGTGTTATCATGGTAACCGGGGATCACCCCGTGACCGCTAAAGCTATCGCAAAGGCTGTGGGTATCATTACGGAAGGTTCTGAAACTCTTGAAGATATTGCCAAACGACGTCGAGTACCGGTATCGTCATTAGATCCACGAGAATCCACAACAATCGTTATACAAGGTTCATTATTAAGAGACATGTCCACCGAAGAACTGGAACACGTTTTAAGAACAAACAGAGAAATCGTATTTGCCCGAACTTCTCCTACACAAAAGTTGAATATTGTTGAAGGGTGTCAGAATTTGGGAGCTATCGTGGCTGTAACTGGAGACGGTGTTAACGATTCACCAGCTTTGAAAAAAGCAGATATTGGTATAGCTATGGGTATAACGGGTTCAGATGTATCCAAACAAACTGCTGACATGATATTATTGGATGATAATTTTGCATCTATTGTGACAGGAGTGGAAGAAGGACGTCTTATCTTtgacaacttaaaaaaatctatagcgTACACTTTGGCATCAAACGTACCTGAGATAACTCCATTCTTACTGTTTATCCTTAGTGGCATTCCATTGCCACTTGGTGTTGTTGCCGTACTTTGTATTGATTTGGGAACTGACATGTGGCCGGCTATATCATTGGCTTACGAAAGGGCAGAATCCGATATTATGTTAAGACATCCCAGAAACCCATCAACCGACAAATTAGTAAACGGTAAACTCATTTTCGTCGCCTATGGTCAAATCGGAGTCATAGAAGCTGTTGCAGGATTTTTCTCATATTTCGTAATTATGGCTCAATGTGGATGGTTACCACGGAGATTGATCGGAATACGTAATGAATGGGATTCGAAATCCGTGAACGACCTGGAAGACTCTTATGGCCAAGAATGGACATTTACGCATAGAAAAGAACTAGAATATACCTGCCATACTGCCTTCTTCATAGCTATTGTTGTAGTGCAATGGGCTGATTTGATTATTTGCAAGACTCGTTACAATTCCATTTGCCACCAAGGTATGGACAATTGGGTTTTGAATTTCGGAATGGTTTTCGAAACATTAGCTGCCTGTTTTGTGTCTTATTGTCCTGGTATGACCGAGGTGCTCAAGACCTATCCCGTAAAGGCCGAATGGTGGCTCCCCGGTTTACCTTTCGCCGTTGTCATATTCGTATATGACGAATGTCGGCGTTTTTGGCTCAGGACTCATCCAGGTGGATGGGTCGAAGACAcacttactattaaaatattttaa